The Lycium barbarum isolate Lr01 chromosome 12, ASM1917538v2, whole genome shotgun sequence genome includes a region encoding these proteins:
- the LOC132624720 gene encoding uncharacterized protein LOC132624720 encodes MDVEIVEYHLFNFGFVEDYFVWEYQGEKDVIGEIASGNDLHDGYQPESGFDNPYRQMVLDAAGPNFGQGSSSQSYSNIEVDSSHPYEPSIEEEPNPSMEEEPNPESQRFYNLLLAADEKLYPGSSLSQLAVVSRMLNIKMENTLSQRGYNQMIQLLKDALPEDNKVLDSYYQTKKLVRSLGLPVEKIDCCDSGCMLYWGDDEHLTSCKFCGNQRYKRRVGSRKRKLVPYKKMYYFPLIPRLKRLYASHATAADMRWHHEHTQEDGVMRHPSDSEAWKNFNETHSFFAAEPRNVRLGLCTDGFQPFSQSGRKYSSWPVIVTPYNLPPGMCMKEAYMFLTVIVPGPNNPKHKIDVYLQPLIKELTLLWETGVEAFDISKKQNFQLWAALMWTISDFPAYSMLSGWSTAGKLACPYCMEETQSFRLQHGRKTSWFDSHRMFLDQHHPFRRDRKNFLKGKTVKRLSPLYRTGEEILNQICDLGIRKVTELDAQEVNQRICKSCGWKKRSIFWDLPYWSSNMIRHNLDVMHIEKNVFDNIFNTILNIDNKTKDNLQSRQDMVNYCDRPQLAKDTSGKYPKAIYTIAKEERVILFNWVKGLKFPDGYVSNLGRCPDTNAKRLFGMKSHDCHVFMQRLMPIAFRELLPSNVWQALTELSLFF; translated from the coding sequence ATGGATGTTGAAATCGTTGAATATCACCTTTTTAATTTTGGATTTGTTGAGGACTATTTTGTTTGGGAGTATCAAGGGGAAAAAGATGTGATCGGTGAGATAGCTTCTGGTAATGATTTGCATGATGGTTATCAACCTGAATCGGGATTCGATAATCCATACCGACAAATGGTCTTGGATGCAGCTGGACCCAACTTTGGTCAGGGTTCGAGTTCGCAATCTTATAGCAATATTGAAGTTGATTCTTCTCATCCTTATGAACCTTCAATAGAGGAGGAGCCTAATCCTTCAATGGAGGAGGAGCCTAATCCCGAGTCCCAAAGATTTTACAATTTGCTACTAGCTGCTGATGAAAAATTATATCCCGGTTCTTCTCTCTCTCAGCTTGCAGTAGTCTCTAGAATGTTAAATATTAAAATGGAGAATACTTTGTCACAGAGAGGTTATAACCAAATGATACAATTGTTGAAAGACGCTTTACCTGAAGATAACAAAGTGCTTGATAGCTATTATCAGACTAAGAAACTAGTGCGTAGTTTGGGTTTGCCAGTTGAAAAAATTGATTGTTGTGATTCAGGATGTATGTTGTATTGGGGTGATGATGAACACCTTACATCTTGTAAATTCTGTGGTAACCAGAGGTATAAGCGTCGTGTCGGCTCTCGTAAGAGGAAATTGGTCCCTTACAAGAAAATGTATTATTTTCCTTTGATTCCTAGATTGAAAAGATTATATGCATCCCATGCTACAGCTGCCGACATGAGATGGCATCATGAGCATACACAAGAGGATGGGGTAATGCGTCATCCATCAGACTCTGAGGCTTGGAAGAACTTCAATGAAACTCATTCTTTTTTTGCTGCTGAACCAAGGAATGTAAGGTTAGGGTTATGTACTGATGGTTTCCAACCGTTTAGTCAATCTGGGAGGAAATACTCTTCGTGGCCAGTGATTGTCACCCCATACAATTTGCCTCCAGGAATGTGTATGAAAGAGGCATATATGTTCTTAACTGTCATTGTTCCTGGGCCAAACAATCCcaaacataaaattgatgttTATCTGCAACCTCTAATAAAGGAATTGACTTTGTTGTGGGAGACAGGTGTAGAAGCATTTGACATCTCGAAAAAGCAAAACTTTCAACTGTGGGCAGCTTTGATGTGGACAATCAGTGACTTCCCAGCATATTCTATGTTATCAGGATGGAGTACTGCGGGCAAGTTagcatgtccttattgtatggagGAAACACAATCCTTTAGATTACAACATGGCAGGAAAACATCTTGGTTTGATAGTCATAGAATGTTCCTTGACCAACATCATCCTTTTAGGAGAGATCGTAAAAACTTTCTCAAAGGTAAGACTGTCAAAAGACTATCACCACTCTATAGAACAGGAGAGGAAATTTTGAACCAAATTTGTGACTTGGGGATAAGGAAAGTAACAGAGTTAGATGCACAGGAAGTTAATCAGAGAATATGTAAGTCTTGTGGATGGAAAAAGCGAAGCATATTTTGGGATTTGCCTTATTGGAGTTCTAACATGATTCGACATAATCTTGACGTcatgcatattgaaaaaaatgTCTTTGATAATATATTTAATACAATTCTTAATATTGATAACAAAACCAAAGACAATCTACAATCACGTCAAGATATGGTAAATTACTGTGATCGACCACAGTTGGCAAAGGACACTAGTGGAAAATATCCAAAAGCTATATATACAATAGCTAAGGAAGAAAGAGTTATCTTGTTCAATTGGGTCAAGGGTTTGAAGTTTCCAGATGGATATGTTTCGAATTTGGGTAGATGTCCAGACACAAATGCGAAAAGATTATTTGGCatgaaaagtcatgattgccATGTGTTCATGCAACGACTAATGCCTATTGCTTTTCGTGAACTGCTTCCCAGTAATGTGTGGCAAGCACTTACAGAATTGagcttatttttttaa